In Halobaculum magnesiiphilum, the following proteins share a genomic window:
- a CDS encoding ABC transporter substrate-binding protein, which translates to MMKDTELNRRDVLKGAGGLGAAGMVGLAGCAGIGGGGGGGPVEVLHGWTGGDGATAAEALEEAFNEEYPDTELDMNPIGGGGNQNLDAVVANRLQNDNPPSSFANWPGPNLARYEGVLGDISDLWEEAGFTDSHVQEAVDLHQYDGAFRAVPLGSHRLNCLFYNTSVVEEAGVDPSSLNSVSALIDAMETVASETDAVPMTHGASGTWTTTQFFGAVLLGQAGYDEYMNFVEGSPSEDAVRSAFESMATIFENYINEDAASIGLTESNQNIIEGNAAFIHQGNWAAGAYRNAEDFEYESDWGFKTFPGTEGMYTLHFDSFLYPSNNPTPENTRTWLEFVGGEAAQIAFNQFKGSIPTRTDVDMSEFGPYLQQTAEDFANADRRPPNIQHGLGISAETRSSLNDVVSSEFSGPYNVDAATQGFVDAVSN; encoded by the coding sequence ATGATGAAGGACACGGAACTCAACCGACGAGACGTACTGAAAGGCGCCGGCGGCCTCGGGGCGGCCGGCATGGTCGGACTGGCGGGCTGTGCGGGCATCGGCGGCGGCGGGGGCGGCGGTCCCGTCGAGGTGCTGCACGGCTGGACCGGCGGCGACGGTGCGACGGCCGCCGAGGCGCTCGAGGAGGCGTTCAACGAGGAGTATCCGGACACGGAACTGGACATGAACCCCATCGGCGGGGGCGGCAACCAGAACCTGGACGCCGTCGTCGCCAACCGGCTGCAGAACGACAACCCGCCGAGTTCGTTCGCGAACTGGCCGGGCCCCAACCTCGCGCGCTACGAGGGCGTGCTCGGCGACATCTCCGACCTCTGGGAGGAGGCCGGCTTCACCGACAGTCACGTGCAGGAGGCGGTGGACCTCCACCAGTACGACGGCGCGTTCCGTGCCGTCCCGCTGGGCTCTCACCGCCTGAACTGCCTGTTCTACAACACCTCGGTCGTCGAGGAAGCGGGCGTCGACCCGTCCTCGCTGAACAGCGTCTCCGCGTTGATCGACGCGATGGAGACGGTCGCCAGCGAGACCGACGCCGTCCCCATGACCCACGGCGCCAGCGGCACGTGGACGACGACGCAGTTCTTCGGGGCGGTGCTGCTCGGACAGGCCGGCTACGACGAGTACATGAACTTCGTCGAGGGGAGCCCCTCGGAGGACGCCGTCCGGAGCGCCTTCGAGTCGATGGCGACGATTTTCGAGAACTACATCAACGAGGACGCCGCCTCGATCGGGCTGACGGAGTCCAACCAGAACATCATCGAGGGCAACGCCGCGTTCATCCATCAGGGTAACTGGGCGGCGGGCGCCTACCGCAACGCCGAGGACTTCGAGTACGAGTCCGACTGGGGATTCAAGACGTTCCCCGGCACGGAGGGCATGTACACCCTCCACTTCGACTCGTTCCTGTACCCGTCGAACAACCCGACGCCCGAGAACACGCGGACGTGGCTCGAGTTCGTCGGCGGCGAGGCCGCACAGATCGCGTTCAACCAGTTCAAGGGATCGATCCCGACGCGGACGGACGTCGACATGTCCGAGTTCGGCCCGTACCTGCAACAGACGGCGGAGGACTTCGCCAACGCCGATCGGCGACCGCCGAACATCCAGCACGGTCTCGGGATCTCCGCGGAGACACGCTCCTCGCTCAACGACGTGGTCTCCAGCGAGTTCTCCGGGCCCTACAACGTCGACGCCGCCACACAGGGCTTCGTCGACGCCGTCTCCAACTGA